A part of Variovorax sp. HW608 genomic DNA contains:
- a CDS encoding MFS transporter, whose amino-acid sequence MHRTASQPLSLKQVLLCGAMIVTLSMGIRHGFGLWLQPITQEQGWSRQAFSFAIAVQNLSWGLIGVFAGMLADKLGAFRVLVAGAVLYALGLVGMAFSPTPLMFALTAGVLIGAAQAGTTYAVIYGVIGRQISPERRSWAMGVAAAAGSFGQFLMVPVEGQLIARLGAHSSLVVLAAMVLMIVPLAFGLREPRHDSVAVRRHQTIGHAIREAFGYPSFMLLTAGYFVCGFQVVFIGVHMPSYLRDQGLAPEVASYALALIGLFNVFGTYVAGSLGARLAKRKLLAAIYITRAVAIALFLVVPISPLTVYVFAAVMGFLWLSTVPLTSGIVAQIFGVAHLSMLGGIVFFSHQVGSFLGVWLGGYLYDRTGSYDIVWYIAIALGVFAALINLPVKESAIARPAPQPA is encoded by the coding sequence ATGCATCGCACCGCCAGCCAGCCTCTCAGCCTCAAGCAAGTGCTCCTCTGCGGAGCCATGATCGTCACGCTGTCGATGGGCATCCGGCATGGATTCGGGCTCTGGCTGCAGCCGATCACGCAGGAACAGGGCTGGTCGCGGCAGGCGTTCTCGTTCGCGATCGCGGTGCAGAACCTGTCGTGGGGCCTGATCGGCGTGTTCGCCGGCATGCTGGCCGACAAACTGGGCGCGTTCCGGGTGCTGGTGGCGGGCGCGGTCCTGTATGCGCTGGGCCTGGTCGGGATGGCGTTCTCGCCCACGCCCCTGATGTTTGCGCTGACGGCCGGCGTGCTGATCGGCGCGGCGCAGGCCGGAACCACCTATGCGGTGATCTATGGCGTCATCGGCCGGCAGATTTCGCCAGAAAGGCGGTCCTGGGCCATGGGCGTGGCGGCCGCGGCGGGCTCTTTCGGCCAGTTCCTGATGGTGCCGGTGGAGGGCCAGCTCATCGCGCGCCTCGGTGCGCACAGCTCGCTGGTCGTGCTGGCCGCGATGGTGCTCATGATCGTTCCGCTGGCTTTCGGGCTGCGCGAGCCGCGCCACGATTCGGTCGCGGTGCGCCGCCACCAGACTATCGGGCACGCGATCCGCGAAGCTTTTGGCTATCCGAGCTTCATGCTGCTGACGGCCGGCTACTTCGTCTGCGGCTTCCAGGTGGTGTTCATCGGCGTGCACATGCCCAGCTACCTGCGCGACCAGGGCCTCGCGCCCGAAGTGGCGAGCTACGCGCTGGCGCTGATCGGGCTGTTCAACGTCTTCGGCACCTACGTCGCCGGCTCGCTGGGCGCGCGGCTGGCCAAGCGCAAGCTGCTCGCGGCCATCTACATCACCCGGGCGGTGGCGATCGCGCTGTTCCTCGTCGTGCCGATCTCGCCGCTCACGGTCTACGTCTTCGCCGCCGTGATGGGCTTCCTGTGGCTGTCCACGGTCCCGCTGACCAGCGGCATCGTGGCGCAGATCTTCGGCGTGGCGCATCTGTCGATGCTGGGCGGGATCGTGTTCTTCAGCCACCAGGTCGGCTCGTTCCTGGGCGTCTGGCTCGGCGGCTACCTCTACGACCGCACCGGCAGCTACGACATCGTCTGGTACATCGCGATCGCGCTCGGCGTGTTCGCGGCGCTGATCAACCTGCCGGTCAAGGAAAGCGCGATCGCGCGGCCCGCCCCGCAACCGGCCTGA
- a CDS encoding lytic transglycosylase domain-containing protein, producing the protein MRFSGWIVALLSALVLAVSPQAARATDIFGYVDDKGVAHFASEKVDERYQLFFRGGQSFDTANGLGRGRGGLAGGKVPRASQALISMFEASPSYKPAQGAMREAARRHSIDYELLQALVATESGFDAQAVSPKGALGLMQVMPATAERYGVAADKRASIEKKLFDPRINIATGSRYLRDLIAMFPGDLELALAAYNAGEGAVQRAGNKVPNYRETQNYVSTVLQLYAYLKPSSAIGRGQAPARIRMEMGVPVGGALGRGNMPPDVRGRPAMPELPAAPKTESAEPAS; encoded by the coding sequence ATGAGGTTTTCTGGATGGATCGTTGCGTTGCTGTCGGCACTCGTGCTGGCGGTTTCGCCGCAGGCTGCGCGGGCGACGGACATCTTCGGCTACGTCGACGACAAGGGCGTGGCGCATTTCGCGTCGGAAAAGGTCGACGAACGCTACCAATTGTTCTTCCGTGGCGGTCAGAGCTTCGATACCGCGAACGGCCTCGGTCGCGGGCGCGGCGGCCTGGCAGGCGGCAAGGTGCCGCGCGCCTCGCAGGCGCTGATCTCGATGTTCGAGGCCTCGCCGAGCTACAAGCCCGCCCAGGGCGCGATGCGCGAGGCGGCCCGCCGCCACTCGATCGACTACGAGCTGCTGCAGGCGCTGGTCGCGACCGAATCGGGCTTCGACGCGCAGGCCGTCTCGCCCAAGGGCGCGCTGGGGCTCATGCAAGTGATGCCGGCGACGGCGGAGCGCTACGGCGTGGCGGCCGACAAGCGCGCGTCGATCGAGAAAAAGCTCTTCGATCCGCGCATCAACATCGCCACCGGTTCGCGCTATCTGCGCGACCTGATCGCGATGTTCCCCGGCGACCTCGAACTCGCGCTGGCGGCCTACAACGCGGGCGAGGGCGCGGTGCAGCGCGCCGGCAACAAGGTCCCCAACTACCGCGAGACGCAGAATTACGTGAGCACGGTGCTCCAGCTCTACGCCTACCTCAAGCCTTCATCCGCGATCGGCCGCGGCCAGGCGCCGGCACGCATCCGCATGGAGATGGGCGTGCCGGTCGGCGGTGCCCTCGGTCGTGGCAATATGCCGCCCGACGTGCGCGGCCGTCCCGCGATGCCGGAACTGCCGGCGGCGCCGAAGACCGAATCCGCGGAGCCGGCTTCGTGA
- the parC gene encoding DNA topoisomerase IV subunit A — translation MDQPTLDFQSPEDDGALTLADYAQTAYLEYALSVVKGRALPDVSDGQKPVQRRILYSMSRMGLGFGGANGTVGAKPVKSARVVGDVLGRFHPHGDQAAYDALVRMAQDFSQRYPLVDGQGNFGSRDGDGAAAMRYTEARLSRITSLLLDEIDEGTVDFIPNYDGSTDEPRLLPARLPFVLLNGASGIAVGLATEIPSHNLREVADACVAMIKSNGKLSDEELFSLVPGPDYPGGAQIISSAAEIAEAYRTGRGSLKVRARWKIEELARGQWQLVVNELPPGVSTQKVLEEIEELTNPKVRAGKKALTTEQTQLKAAVLAVLDGVRDESSKDAPVRLVFEPKTSRISQDEFIGTLLSQTSLESSSPVNLTMVGIDGKPTQKSLRQMLNEWIAFREVTVEKRSRHRLGKVQDRIHILEGRQLVLLNIDEVIAIIRASDEPKAALIARFNLSERQAEDILEIRLRQLARLEAIKIEQELKSLREEQKKLEDILASPAALRRLVVKEIEADAKNFEDPRRTLIQAEKRAVAEVRVVDEPVTVIVSQKGWVRTQKGWASERAAGSAPPEYSFKSGDALYGAFECRTVDTLLVFGTAKDKSVRVYSVPVASLPGGRGDGQPVTTLIDLESGTHVAHYFAGPLGANLLLSSSGGYGFIAAVENMVSRQKGGKAFVDVGEGEQLCAPSLVGGAGGAEPLPAATHVCCASTGGRILTFEIGELKALPKGGRGLTLIDLEAKDTLAGAAAYTRSVSIAGVGRGGKEREETLEIRSLNNARGARARKGKAADLGFKPASVTRVQ, via the coding sequence ATGGACCAACCCACGCTCGATTTCCAGAGCCCTGAAGACGACGGCGCGCTGACGCTGGCCGACTACGCGCAGACCGCGTACCTCGAATATGCGTTGAGCGTCGTCAAGGGCCGCGCCCTGCCCGATGTCAGCGACGGCCAGAAGCCGGTGCAGCGGCGCATCCTCTATTCGATGTCGCGCATGGGCCTGGGCTTCGGCGGCGCCAACGGCACCGTCGGCGCCAAGCCCGTGAAGAGCGCGCGCGTGGTCGGCGACGTGCTCGGCCGCTTCCATCCGCACGGCGACCAGGCCGCCTACGATGCGCTGGTGCGCATGGCGCAGGACTTCTCGCAGCGCTATCCGCTGGTCGACGGCCAGGGCAACTTCGGCAGCCGCGACGGCGACGGCGCCGCGGCGATGCGCTACACCGAAGCGCGCCTGTCGCGCATCACCAGCCTGCTGCTCGACGAGATCGACGAAGGCACGGTCGATTTCATCCCGAACTACGACGGCTCGACCGACGAGCCGCGCCTGCTGCCGGCGCGGCTGCCCTTCGTGCTGCTCAATGGCGCGAGCGGCATCGCGGTCGGTCTCGCGACCGAGATCCCGAGCCACAACCTGCGCGAAGTGGCCGATGCCTGCGTGGCGATGATCAAGTCCAACGGCAAGCTGAGCGACGAGGAGCTGTTCTCGCTGGTGCCGGGTCCGGACTATCCGGGCGGCGCGCAGATCATCAGCAGCGCGGCCGAGATCGCCGAGGCCTATCGCACCGGCCGCGGCTCGCTCAAGGTGCGCGCGCGCTGGAAGATCGAGGAACTTGCACGCGGCCAATGGCAGCTGGTGGTCAACGAACTGCCGCCGGGCGTCAGCACGCAGAAGGTGCTCGAAGAGATCGAGGAACTCACCAACCCGAAGGTGCGCGCCGGCAAGAAGGCGCTGACCACCGAACAGACGCAGCTCAAGGCCGCGGTGCTCGCGGTGCTCGACGGCGTGCGCGACGAGTCCAGCAAGGATGCGCCGGTGCGCCTCGTGTTCGAGCCGAAGACCTCGCGCATCAGCCAGGACGAGTTCATCGGCACCTTGCTGTCGCAGACCTCGCTGGAAAGCTCGTCGCCGGTCAACCTCACGATGGTCGGCATCGACGGCAAGCCGACGCAGAAGTCGCTGCGGCAGATGCTGAACGAGTGGATCGCGTTCCGCGAGGTCACGGTCGAGAAGCGCTCGCGGCATCGCCTCGGCAAGGTGCAGGACCGCATCCACATCCTCGAAGGCCGGCAGCTCGTGCTGCTGAACATCGACGAGGTGATCGCGATCATCCGCGCCTCCGACGAGCCCAAGGCGGCGCTCATCGCGCGCTTCAACCTCAGCGAGCGCCAGGCCGAGGACATCCTGGAGATCCGGCTGCGCCAGCTCGCGCGCCTCGAGGCGATCAAGATCGAGCAGGAACTCAAGAGCCTGCGCGAAGAGCAGAAGAAGCTCGAGGACATCCTCGCGAGCCCGGCGGCGCTGCGCCGCCTGGTGGTGAAGGAAATCGAAGCCGACGCCAAGAACTTCGAGGACCCGCGCCGCACGCTGATCCAGGCGGAGAAGCGCGCCGTCGCCGAAGTGCGCGTGGTCGACGAACCGGTGACCGTGATCGTGTCGCAGAAGGGCTGGGTCCGCACGCAGAAGGGCTGGGCCAGCGAGCGCGCCGCGGGGTCGGCGCCGCCCGAGTACAGCTTCAAGTCCGGCGACGCGCTCTACGGGGCCTTCGAATGCCGCACCGTGGATACGCTGCTGGTCTTCGGCACCGCCAAGGACAAGAGCGTGCGCGTCTACAGCGTGCCGGTGGCTTCGTTGCCGGGCGGCCGGGGCGACGGGCAACCGGTCACGACGCTGATCGATCTCGAAAGCGGCACGCATGTCGCGCACTACTTCGCGGGCCCACTGGGCGCGAACCTGCTGCTGTCGAGCAGTGGGGGCTATGGCTTCATCGCGGCGGTCGAGAACATGGTCTCGCGCCAGAAGGGCGGCAAGGCCTTCGTCGATGTGGGCGAGGGCGAGCAGCTCTGCGCTCCGTCGCTGGTCGGCGGCGCAGGCGGCGCCGAGCCGCTGCCCGCGGCCACGCATGTGTGCTGCGCATCGACGGGCGGCCGCATCCTGACCTTCGAGATCGGCGAACTCAAGGCGCTGCCGAAGGGCGGCCGCGGGCTGACCTTGATCGACCTGGAGGCCAAGGACACGCTCGCGGGCGCGGCCGCGTACACGCGCAGCGTGAGCATCGCGGGCGTGGGCCGCGGCGGCAAGGAGCGCGAGGAAACGCTGGAGATCCGCTCGCTCAACAACGCCCGCGGCGCGCGGGCGCGCAAGGGCAAGGCGGCCGATCTCGGCTTCAAGCCGGCAAGCGTCACGCGCGTGCAATAG
- a CDS encoding class I SAM-dependent methyltransferase, whose protein sequence is MNHASLAPSPWIERWWHLLAPGATVLDVACGSGRHMRFAAERGHAATGVDRSQEALDAAAPYGQTLLADIENGPWPFPDRTFGGVIVTNYLWRPRLPDIVAAVAPGGILLYETFAAGNETVGKPSRPDFLLQPGELLTACAGLRVVAYENGFLAEPERFVQRIAAVRPAALAAASAPRHLLIPR, encoded by the coding sequence TTGAACCACGCTTCCCTCGCGCCCTCGCCCTGGATCGAGCGCTGGTGGCACCTGCTGGCGCCGGGCGCCACGGTCCTGGACGTCGCCTGCGGGTCCGGGCGGCACATGCGTTTCGCGGCCGAACGGGGCCATGCGGCCACCGGCGTCGACCGCTCGCAGGAGGCGCTGGACGCGGCCGCGCCGTACGGCCAGACGCTTCTGGCGGATATCGAGAACGGTCCGTGGCCGTTTCCAGACCGGACATTCGGCGGCGTGATCGTCACCAACTACCTGTGGCGCCCACGGCTCCCCGACATCGTGGCGGCGGTGGCGCCGGGCGGCATTCTGCTCTACGAGACCTTCGCGGCGGGCAACGAAACGGTCGGAAAACCCTCCCGGCCCGATTTCCTCTTGCAGCCCGGTGAATTGCTGACCGCCTGCGCCGGCCTGCGAGTGGTCGCTTACGAGAACGGCTTTCTCGCCGAGCCGGAGCGCTTCGTCCAGCGCATCGCCGCCGTCCGCCCGGCGGCGCTAGCGGCCGCCTCCGCGCCCCGCCACCTGCTGATCCCCCGGTAG
- the dapA gene encoding 4-hydroxy-tetrahydrodipicolinate synthase — MFAFVHRQKRFPLEQLTGSIVALVTPMHDDGSVDYPALRRLIDWHIDEGTDCLGVVGTTGESPTVDVEEHCEIIRVSVEQARGRVPVMAGCGANSTKEAIELARFAKSVGADCQLQVVPYYNKPTQEGQYQHFKAIAEAVGDLPIVLYNVPGRSVADMAHDTVLRLAKVPGIIGIKEATGNIERAQWLIREVPKNFAIYSGDDPTAVALMLCGGQGNISVTANVAPRKMHELCVAAIAGDVKRAMQIQFELMPLHRNLFVEPNPIPVKWAMARLGLCGGALRLPLTELSEASRPAVEAALRASGLLKG, encoded by the coding sequence ATGTTCGCTTTCGTCCACCGACAGAAGAGATTCCCCTTGGAGCAACTGACTGGCAGCATCGTCGCACTCGTCACGCCGATGCACGACGACGGCAGCGTCGACTATCCCGCCCTGCGCCGGCTGATCGACTGGCACATCGACGAAGGCACGGATTGCCTCGGCGTGGTCGGCACCACCGGCGAGTCGCCGACGGTCGACGTCGAGGAGCATTGCGAGATCATCCGCGTCTCGGTCGAGCAGGCGCGGGGCCGCGTGCCCGTCATGGCCGGCTGCGGCGCCAATTCCACCAAGGAGGCCATCGAGCTCGCCCGGTTCGCCAAGAGCGTCGGCGCCGATTGCCAGCTCCAGGTGGTCCCCTACTACAACAAGCCGACGCAGGAAGGCCAGTACCAGCACTTCAAGGCGATCGCCGAAGCGGTGGGCGACCTTCCCATCGTGCTCTACAACGTGCCCGGCCGCTCGGTCGCCGATATGGCGCACGACACCGTGCTTCGGCTCGCGAAGGTGCCGGGCATCATCGGCATCAAGGAAGCCACCGGCAACATCGAGCGGGCCCAATGGCTGATCCGCGAGGTGCCGAAGAATTTCGCCATCTATTCGGGCGATGACCCGACGGCCGTTGCGCTCATGCTGTGCGGCGGCCAAGGCAACATCAGCGTCACGGCCAACGTGGCGCCGCGCAAGATGCACGAGCTGTGCGTGGCCGCCATCGCCGGCGACGTGAAGCGCGCCATGCAGATCCAGTTCGAGCTCATGCCGCTGCATCGCAATCTCTTCGTGGAACCCAATCCCATCCCCGTCAAGTGGGCCATGGCACGGCTCGGCCTGTGCGGCGGGGCGTTGCGCCTGCCCCTCACCGAGCTTTCCGAAGCCAGCCGCCCGGCCGTCGAGGCCGCGCTGCGGGCGAGCGGCCTCCTCAAGGGTTGA
- a CDS encoding DNA topoisomerase IV subunit B translates to MASKEPGSYGEASIRVLKGLEPVKQRPGMYTRTDNPLHIIQEVLDNAADEALAGFGKKIKVVLHADGSVSVEDDGRGIPFGLHPEEKAPVIELVYTRLHAGGKFDKGAGGAYSFSGGLHGVGVSVTNALSKRLEVTSYREGSVAQIAFAAGDVVDKLKVRPQESAAAGNGDGPRDRRQGTTVRAWPDAKYFESAALPVHELTHLLRSKAVLMPGVSVTLAVEKTKESQTWLYKGGLRDYLMQTLSGDPVIPLFEGSGHADKNADNFAEGEGADWCVAFTEEGQPVRESYVNLIPTSAGGTHDSGLRDGLFTAVKSFIDLHSLLPKGVKLLPEDVFARASYVLSAKVLDPQFQGQIKERLNSRDAVRLVSSFVRPAMELWLNQHVDYGKRLAELAIKAAQTRQRAGQKVEKRKGSGVAVLPGKLTDCESRDTAHNEVFLVEGDSAGGSAKMGRDKECQAILPLRGKVLNTWEVERDRLFANTEIHDISVAIGVDPHGPDDTPDLSGLRYGKICILSDADVDGSHIQVLLLTLFFRHFPKLIEAGNVYVAKPPLFRVDAPARGKKPASKVYALDEGELTAILDKLRKDGVRENAWSISRFKGLGEMSAEQLWETTLNPDTRRLLQVRLGRFDVQGTQGEITKLMGKGEAAARRELMELRADEVEVDI, encoded by the coding sequence ATGGCAAGCAAGGAACCAGGCAGTTACGGGGAAGCGTCGATTCGCGTCCTCAAGGGGCTCGAGCCCGTCAAGCAGCGGCCGGGCATGTACACCCGCACCGACAACCCGCTGCACATCATCCAGGAAGTGCTGGACAACGCCGCCGACGAGGCGCTCGCGGGGTTCGGCAAGAAGATCAAGGTCGTCCTCCACGCCGATGGCTCGGTGAGCGTGGAAGACGACGGCCGCGGCATTCCGTTCGGCCTCCATCCGGAAGAAAAGGCGCCGGTCATCGAACTGGTGTACACGCGGCTGCACGCGGGCGGCAAGTTCGACAAGGGCGCGGGCGGCGCCTACAGCTTCTCGGGCGGCCTGCATGGCGTGGGGGTCTCGGTGACCAATGCGCTGTCGAAGCGCCTCGAAGTGACCTCGTACCGCGAAGGCTCGGTCGCGCAGATCGCCTTTGCCGCCGGCGACGTCGTCGACAAGCTCAAGGTGCGCCCGCAGGAGAGCGCCGCGGCCGGGAATGGCGACGGCCCGCGCGACCGCCGGCAGGGCACCACGGTGCGTGCCTGGCCCGACGCGAAGTACTTCGAGTCCGCGGCGCTGCCGGTCCACGAACTCACGCACCTGCTGCGCAGCAAGGCGGTGCTGATGCCCGGCGTCTCGGTCACGCTGGCGGTCGAGAAAACCAAGGAATCCCAGACCTGGCTCTACAAGGGCGGCCTGCGCGACTACCTGATGCAGACGCTCAGCGGCGACCCGGTGATCCCGCTCTTCGAGGGCTCGGGCCATGCCGACAAGAACGCCGACAACTTCGCCGAGGGCGAAGGCGCCGACTGGTGCGTGGCCTTCACCGAAGAAGGCCAGCCGGTGCGCGAGAGCTACGTCAACCTGATTCCGACCAGCGCGGGCGGCACCCACGACAGCGGCCTGCGCGATGGGCTCTTCACCGCGGTCAAGAGTTTCATCGACCTGCATTCGCTGCTGCCCAAGGGCGTGAAGCTGCTGCCGGAAGATGTGTTCGCGCGGGCTTCGTACGTGCTGTCGGCGAAGGTGCTCGACCCGCAGTTCCAGGGCCAGATCAAGGAGCGCCTCAACTCCCGTGACGCGGTGCGTCTGGTTTCCAGCTTCGTGCGCCCGGCGATGGAGCTGTGGCTCAACCAGCATGTGGACTACGGCAAGCGGCTTGCCGAACTCGCCATCAAGGCCGCGCAGACGCGCCAGCGCGCCGGGCAGAAGGTCGAGAAGCGCAAGGGCTCGGGCGTGGCCGTGCTGCCCGGCAAGCTGACCGACTGCGAAAGCCGCGATACCGCGCACAACGAGGTCTTCCTGGTCGAGGGCGATTCGGCCGGCGGCAGCGCCAAGATGGGCCGCGACAAGGAATGCCAGGCGATCCTGCCCCTGCGCGGCAAGGTGCTCAACACCTGGGAAGTCGAGCGCGACCGGCTGTTCGCCAACACCGAGATCCACGACATCTCGGTCGCGATCGGCGTCGACCCGCATGGTCCGGACGACACGCCCGACCTCTCGGGCCTGCGCTACGGAAAGATCTGCATCCTGAGCGATGCCGACGTCGACGGCTCGCACATCCAGGTGCTGTTGCTCACGCTGTTCTTCCGCCACTTCCCGAAGCTCATCGAGGCCGGGAATGTGTACGTGGCCAAGCCGCCGCTCTTCCGCGTCGATGCGCCCGCGCGCGGCAAGAAGCCGGCGTCGAAGGTCTATGCGCTCGACGAAGGCGAACTCACGGCGATCCTCGACAAGCTGCGCAAGGACGGCGTGCGCGAGAACGCCTGGAGCATCAGCCGCTTCAAGGGCCTGGGTGAGATGAGCGCGGAACAGTTGTGGGAAACCACGCTGAATCCCGACACGCGGCGTCTGCTGCAGGTCCGGCTCGGCCGCTTCGACGTGCAGGGCACGCAGGGCGAGATCACCAAGCTGATGGGCAAGGGCGAGGCTGCCGCGCGGCGCGAGCTCATGGAACTGCGCGCCGACGAGGTCGAAGTGGACATCTGA